Proteins encoded by one window of Nocardia goodfellowii:
- a CDS encoding DNA/RNA helicase domain-containing protein, with protein sequence MTLRPYRSTADAIARFPSEEELRKVPLEDRLSAIIVAARGQGAGPSERKSWDVSLPILAKLLVEANLGQVEMLIEYPMPETDARADVVLAGIHPETGADSYLVVELKQWDEAVPVWDTDHLVQGPKTHGIKVHPVAQVRGYCTYLLQYVEVLRTPPATLYGIAYLHNATEASVRKLRTAAPDDLGRLFTGEEREALKEYLRGKLSTESGAPAGKRLQDSPIQPRQQLTQIVTAGLRGESHYSLIGNQLLAYEHVVNQVKLAFEEDQKKVIIVTGGPGTGKSLIAASLVMDLHEEYRVRFSSGSITITETMRRFASKVKPGLKNLFTYYRDFSGAKPNSVDVLLCDEAHRVRKTSTYRRQKKELRTDRPQLDELMSAARVPVFFLDEHQVIRPDEVGTLATIMAQAARKGYSVQHIELDKQFRSRGSAAYQDWVLRLVGLRSGPPALWQGDDFDVRVASSPQEMETFLREKNRRGYTARIAAGYCWPWSGTRPDGTLVHDVKIDDWSMPWNKKDPKVGGEAPPSALWATDPRGFGQIGCIYTAQGLEYDWAGVILGEDIVFDGRYLAVRREFNQDPALRGTKKEPYSDAQIERVVRNIYHVLLTRGMLGVVIYAVDPATRKFISQLAGPLGSIGPATFDAQPGVDIAWRPKAD encoded by the coding sequence GTGACACTTCGACCGTACCGCTCGACCGCCGACGCCATCGCCCGCTTTCCGTCAGAGGAAGAGCTACGGAAGGTTCCCCTCGAGGATCGGCTGTCCGCGATCATCGTTGCCGCAAGAGGGCAAGGGGCCGGCCCATCGGAACGGAAGTCGTGGGACGTGAGCCTGCCGATTCTCGCGAAGCTCTTGGTCGAGGCGAATCTCGGCCAAGTCGAAATGCTGATCGAGTATCCGATGCCGGAAACCGACGCGCGCGCCGATGTCGTACTCGCGGGGATACATCCAGAAACCGGTGCCGACAGCTATCTGGTGGTCGAGCTGAAACAGTGGGACGAAGCGGTGCCGGTGTGGGACACCGATCATCTGGTCCAGGGGCCCAAAACGCACGGGATCAAAGTCCATCCAGTCGCCCAGGTACGCGGCTACTGCACCTACCTACTGCAATACGTGGAGGTCCTGCGGACACCGCCGGCCACGTTGTATGGGATAGCCTATCTGCACAACGCTACCGAAGCTTCCGTTCGCAAGTTGCGTACCGCAGCTCCAGATGACCTGGGCCGGTTGTTCACCGGCGAGGAGCGTGAGGCACTCAAAGAGTACCTGCGCGGAAAACTCTCCACCGAATCGGGTGCCCCAGCAGGAAAACGGTTGCAGGATAGCCCAATTCAACCGAGGCAACAACTCACACAGATCGTAACCGCGGGACTTCGCGGAGAATCTCATTACTCGCTGATCGGCAATCAACTACTCGCCTACGAACATGTCGTCAACCAGGTCAAATTAGCATTCGAGGAAGACCAAAAGAAGGTGATCATCGTCACGGGCGGCCCCGGCACCGGAAAAAGCTTGATCGCCGCCTCGTTGGTCATGGACCTCCACGAAGAGTACAGGGTTCGTTTCTCGAGCGGATCCATTACCATCACCGAGACCATGCGAAGATTCGCCAGCAAGGTGAAACCTGGGCTCAAGAATTTATTTACATACTACCGGGATTTCTCTGGGGCTAAACCGAACTCGGTGGACGTACTGCTTTGCGATGAGGCGCACCGGGTCCGGAAGACGTCGACCTATCGTCGGCAAAAGAAGGAACTCCGGACCGATCGTCCACAGCTGGACGAATTGATGTCTGCAGCGCGGGTCCCGGTGTTCTTCCTCGATGAGCACCAAGTCATCCGCCCTGACGAGGTGGGGACGCTGGCAACGATCATGGCCCAGGCGGCCCGGAAGGGATACTCGGTACAGCACATCGAGCTCGACAAACAGTTCCGCAGCAGAGGAAGCGCGGCGTACCAGGACTGGGTGTTGCGGTTGGTCGGCTTACGAAGCGGTCCACCGGCTCTGTGGCAGGGAGACGACTTCGACGTACGGGTTGCGAGCTCACCACAGGAGATGGAAACTTTCCTTCGCGAAAAGAATCGCCGCGGGTACACAGCGCGAATAGCGGCGGGGTACTGCTGGCCATGGAGCGGAACCCGACCCGACGGTACGCTCGTACACGACGTGAAGATCGATGACTGGTCGATGCCGTGGAACAAGAAAGACCCCAAAGTGGGTGGCGAAGCACCACCTTCCGCACTGTGGGCAACCGATCCTCGTGGCTTCGGCCAAATCGGATGCATCTATACGGCGCAGGGACTCGAGTATGACTGGGCCGGAGTAATTCTAGGAGAAGACATTGTATTCGACGGCCGCTATCTAGCGGTGCGCAGGGAATTCAATCAAGATCCGGCACTCCGAGGAACGAAGAAAGAGCCATATTCCGACGCGCAGATAGAACGGGTCGTGCGCAACATTTACCACGTTCTATTGACTCGAGGAATGTTGGGCGTGGTCATTTATGCAGTCGACCCGGCTACGAGAAAGTTCATTTCGCAGTTGGCGGGCCCGCTCGGTTCGATCGGCCCGGCTACCTTCGACGCTCAGCCGGGAGTCGACATCGCGTGGCGACCGAAGGCTGACTGA
- a CDS encoding RNA polymerase sigma factor, with amino-acid sequence MAELSWPDEDLVAAARAGNVESVAALVSGSHPHVRRFAYSLCATPEDAEDAAQEALIILYRKVGTLRASGALLSWMFRIVRNECLRQLRLRARHFEPVTDTDAPSAEDDVLRRIEAERVAAAIAALPADQRQVLMMRDIQGYSGRMVAELLGLSAAAMKSRLHRARTALHHSLHDSYWDEKC; translated from the coding sequence GTGGCTGAGTTGAGCTGGCCGGATGAGGATCTGGTGGCAGCGGCCCGCGCGGGCAACGTGGAGTCGGTCGCCGCCCTGGTCTCAGGGTCCCATCCGCACGTCCGGCGGTTCGCGTACTCGCTGTGCGCGACGCCCGAAGACGCCGAGGACGCGGCGCAGGAGGCGTTGATCATCCTGTATCGCAAAGTCGGCACACTCCGTGCCTCCGGTGCTCTGCTGTCGTGGATGTTCCGGATCGTCCGCAACGAATGTCTGCGCCAACTGCGGTTGCGGGCACGGCATTTCGAGCCGGTGACCGACACGGACGCCCCCTCCGCAGAAGACGATGTGCTCCGTCGAATCGAGGCCGAACGGGTCGCCGCGGCCATCGCGGCACTGCCGGCCGATCAGCGGCAGGTGCTGATGATGCGCGATATCCAGGGCTATAGCGGGCGAATGGTCGCCGAGCTGCTCGGCCTGAGCGCCGCGGCGATGAAATCGCGGCTACACAGAGCCCGGACCGCGCTGCACCATTCACTGCACGACTCGTACTGGGACGAGAAATGTTGA
- a CDS encoding AAA domain-containing protein, whose protein sequence is MLDPRKTAIVIHRERVPEDKTLEISVFDPRPDRAFVRFGGSKTYPFGWDRVVILDRPTPVSLGPHTRLFADGSAVDATEAYLFTGPPQAGSWWHVLKSAGGWQVYRADQVEVLPNGAATPRAQDVLAYWRGVAAQLSDVLLRNHKCLEFVHSESALARILEQAPIEPRPADQIPLPLYPFRTNISQSAAVLNALRYPISVIDGPPGTGKTQTILNIIASIVCRPGATVGVVSFSNSAVDNVFEKLTKEGFGIVAANLGRSAKRDEFFNGQGPRNAAVDAMLRAGFAPAADAAAQLDKVNSRLATLLEHDRLRAELRHQLHAFQLEKRHFQSFFDRHEVPDAADLPLLRRYSAGKLLDFIRDTDPQWIRDTGWGRIVGAMNRYFKYRALRMVDAGDVDVVLRIERLYYEKKIAELERRDQQLTKMLEGKKFDELLAEQANLSRILLQEALCTRYGSVSRKVYDWRYVKQFSEFAGDYPLILSTCHSLQKSIGPSALLDYLIIDEASQVDLVTVGPALACARNLIVVGDLEQLPPVTNDRVDPPPPPDPGFDYRHSVLSSIIDLYRDQAPRRMLREHYRCDPDIIGFCNRTFYGGKLIPYTRSTPGSIPMAVVRTQPGNHMRHIYGDDDPRSNGRSNQREIDIILHEVLPWIADIPSHQIGVTTPYRRQADKATEALIEAIESDTVHKFQGREKHAVVMTTVLDDSPSSQRALQFADDPNLINVAVSRAMRMFVLVTHHSELPMSRYLRDLIGYIRYRDPNHAVIDSDIVSIFDLLYTELNQRRRAHPRIRWGRTDVPSEDIALAMLEGVIAEPLFSHLAVHRQVYLHHVFPPELDLLDERQRAFVRDRSSFDFVLFNRITNANVGAIEVDGFSAHEAVPEQRARDELKNEICRRYNFQLLRLPTTGSGEAAQVRRFLGRLP, encoded by the coding sequence ATGCTTGATCCGCGGAAAACGGCGATTGTCATTCATCGGGAGAGGGTCCCCGAGGACAAGACCCTGGAGATCTCCGTATTCGACCCGCGTCCGGATCGGGCGTTTGTGCGGTTCGGTGGGTCCAAGACTTACCCCTTCGGCTGGGATCGAGTGGTGATCCTCGACCGGCCGACGCCGGTCTCCCTGGGACCGCACACACGATTGTTCGCCGACGGGTCCGCGGTAGATGCGACCGAGGCGTACCTGTTCACCGGCCCACCGCAGGCTGGATCGTGGTGGCATGTGCTGAAAAGTGCTGGTGGATGGCAGGTCTACCGTGCCGATCAGGTCGAGGTGCTGCCGAATGGCGCCGCGACCCCCCGCGCCCAGGATGTGCTGGCGTACTGGCGCGGTGTTGCGGCGCAACTGTCCGATGTGCTGCTCCGAAACCACAAGTGCCTGGAGTTCGTGCATTCCGAGAGTGCACTGGCCCGCATCCTCGAGCAAGCACCGATCGAACCGCGACCGGCTGATCAGATACCGCTGCCGCTCTACCCGTTCCGTACCAATATCAGCCAGAGTGCGGCGGTTCTCAACGCGCTGCGCTATCCGATCTCGGTGATCGACGGCCCGCCGGGAACGGGGAAGACGCAGACGATCCTCAATATCATCGCCTCGATAGTCTGCCGCCCCGGTGCGACGGTGGGCGTGGTGTCGTTCAGCAACTCGGCAGTGGACAACGTTTTCGAGAAGCTGACCAAGGAAGGCTTCGGGATCGTGGCCGCCAATCTCGGGCGCTCCGCCAAGCGGGACGAGTTCTTCAACGGTCAAGGCCCGCGTAACGCGGCAGTCGATGCGATGCTGCGCGCGGGATTCGCACCTGCCGCGGACGCCGCCGCCCAACTGGACAAGGTGAACAGCCGTCTCGCCACGCTGCTGGAACACGATCGCCTGCGGGCCGAACTGCGACATCAGCTGCACGCATTCCAGCTGGAAAAAAGGCATTTCCAGTCGTTCTTCGACCGCCACGAAGTCCCGGACGCCGCAGATTTGCCGCTGCTGCGCCGCTACAGTGCCGGCAAGCTGCTCGATTTCATCCGCGACACCGATCCGCAATGGATCCGCGACACCGGCTGGGGCCGGATCGTCGGCGCGATGAATCGCTACTTCAAATACCGGGCGCTCCGCATGGTCGATGCCGGCGACGTCGATGTCGTGCTGCGGATCGAGCGCCTGTACTACGAGAAGAAAATCGCCGAACTCGAGCGACGAGACCAGCAGCTCACAAAAATGCTGGAGGGTAAGAAGTTCGACGAACTGTTGGCCGAACAGGCGAACCTGTCACGGATATTGCTGCAGGAGGCGTTGTGCACTCGATACGGCTCGGTCTCGCGCAAAGTCTACGACTGGCGGTACGTCAAGCAGTTCAGTGAGTTCGCCGGCGACTACCCACTGATCCTGAGCACCTGTCATTCGCTCCAGAAAAGCATCGGTCCCTCGGCTCTGCTGGATTACTTGATCATCGACGAAGCCTCGCAGGTGGATCTGGTGACCGTAGGTCCGGCATTGGCCTGTGCCCGCAATCTGATTGTGGTCGGCGACCTCGAGCAGCTCCCGCCGGTCACGAATGACCGCGTCGATCCGCCGCCCCCACCCGATCCGGGTTTCGACTACCGGCACAGCGTTCTGTCCTCGATCATCGACCTGTACCGCGATCAGGCACCCCGCAGGATGTTGCGTGAACACTATCGGTGCGATCCCGACATCATCGGGTTTTGCAACCGAACATTCTACGGCGGCAAGCTGATTCCCTATACCCGTAGTACACCGGGCTCCATCCCGATGGCAGTGGTCCGGACCCAACCTGGCAACCATATGCGCCACATCTACGGTGACGACGACCCGAGGTCGAACGGGCGCAGCAACCAGCGCGAGATTGACATCATCCTGCACGAGGTCCTCCCGTGGATCGCCGATATCCCGTCGCACCAAATTGGGGTGACCACGCCGTACCGCCGTCAGGCCGACAAGGCGACCGAGGCCCTGATCGAAGCCATCGAATCCGACACCGTGCACAAATTCCAGGGCAGGGAGAAGCACGCGGTTGTCATGACCACGGTCTTGGACGACTCACCGAGTAGTCAGCGGGCCTTGCAGTTTGCCGACGACCCGAACCTGATCAATGTGGCCGTATCCCGGGCGATGCGCATGTTCGTTCTGGTCACCCATCACTCCGAGTTACCGATGAGCCGGTACCTGCGCGACCTGATCGGCTACATCCGATACCGCGACCCGAACCACGCGGTCATCGACAGCGACATCGTGTCGATCTTCGACCTGCTGTACACCGAGCTGAATCAGCGTCGGCGTGCACACCCTCGGATCCGCTGGGGCCGCACGGACGTGCCCTCGGAAGACATCGCCTTGGCCATGCTGGAGGGGGTGATCGCTGAACCTCTGTTCAGTCATCTGGCGGTACACCGGCAGGTCTATTTGCATCATGTGTTCCCGCCCGAATTGGACCTGCTCGACGAGCGGCAGCGCGCGTTCGTCCGAGACCGATCCTCGTTCGACTTCGTTCTCTTCAACCGGATCACCAACGCGAACGTCGGCGCCATCGAAGTCGACGGCTTCAGTGCACACGAGGCCGTCCCGGAGCAGCGCGCCCGAGACGAGCTGAAGAACGAGATCTGTCGGCGTTACAACTTCCAGCTACTGCGGCTGCCGACCACCGGAAGCGGCGAGGCGGCACAGGTCCGCCGGTTCCTCGGCCGGCTGCCGTGA